From the Martelella mediterranea DSM 17316 genome, one window contains:
- a CDS encoding ABC transporter ATP-binding protein → MTEDNPRSVVSAKDLCLTFETNDGPVHALKDVNLEVKKGDFVSFIGPSGCGKTTFLRVIADLEKSTAGEITVNGTTPENARLDRSYGYVFQAAGLYPWRTIEKNIALPLEIMGYTKADQQRRIERVLELVDLANFGKKFPWQLSGGMQQRASIARALAFDADLLLMDEPFGALDEIVRDHLNEQLLKLWARTDKTICFVTHSIPEAVYLSTRIVVMSPRPGRVTDVIESPLPKERPLDIRESPEFLKIAHRVREGLRAGHSYE, encoded by the coding sequence ATGACCGAAGACAATCCGCGTTCCGTGGTCTCAGCCAAAGACCTCTGTCTCACCTTTGAGACCAATGACGGCCCGGTGCATGCGCTGAAGGACGTCAATCTCGAAGTGAAGAAGGGCGATTTCGTCTCCTTCATCGGCCCCTCCGGCTGCGGCAAGACCACGTTCCTCCGGGTCATCGCCGATCTGGAGAAAAGCACGGCGGGCGAAATCACCGTCAACGGCACCACGCCGGAAAACGCCCGCCTCGACCGGTCCTATGGTTATGTGTTTCAGGCCGCGGGGCTTTATCCGTGGCGCACGATCGAGAAGAACATCGCCCTGCCGCTGGAAATCATGGGCTATACCAAAGCCGACCAGCAGCGCCGGATCGAACGCGTGCTGGAACTGGTGGACCTTGCCAATTTTGGGAAAAAATTCCCATGGCAGCTTTCCGGCGGCATGCAGCAGCGCGCCTCGATCGCCCGCGCGCTCGCCTTCGATGCCGATCTGCTGTTGATGGACGAGCCCTTCGGCGCGCTGGACGAGATCGTCCGCGACCACCTCAACGAGCAGCTTCTGAAGCTGTGGGCGCGCACCGACAAGACCATCTGTTTCGTCACCCACTCGATTCCGGAAGCAGTCTACCTCTCCACCAGGATCGTGGTGATGAGCCCCCGTCCCGGCCGCGTCACCGACGTGATCGAGAGCCCGCTGCCGAAGGAGCGCCCGCTCGACATCCGCGAAAGCCCGGAGTTTTTGAAGATCGCCCACCGTGTACGCGAGGGGCTGCGGGCGGGGCATAGTTATGAGTGA
- a CDS encoding NUDIX hydrolase, which translates to MRADIRIAVAMIINSRGEMLTVRKRGTTAFMQPGGKIDAGETPIAALVRELREELALDAEPDNFRYEGCYREQAANEADMIVEAEAFSWLAEPEVAPQAEIEELKWLPVEGPITVERAALTRRHLFPIAARRFAETRRPA; encoded by the coding sequence ATGAGGGCCGATATCCGCATCGCCGTCGCCATGATCATCAACAGCCGGGGCGAGATGCTGACCGTGCGCAAGCGCGGCACCACCGCCTTCATGCAGCCGGGCGGCAAGATCGATGCCGGCGAAACGCCGATTGCAGCACTTGTGCGGGAATTGCGCGAGGAACTGGCGCTCGACGCCGAACCTGACAATTTCCGCTATGAGGGCTGCTACCGCGAACAGGCCGCCAATGAGGCGGATATGATTGTCGAGGCGGAAGCATTCTCGTGGCTTGCCGAGCCGGAAGTCGCGCCGCAGGCCGAGATCGAGGAGCTGAAATGGCTGCCGGTCGAAGGCCCGATCACCGTGGAGCGCGCGGCGCTGACCCGCAGACACCTGTTTCCCATCGCAGCCCGCCGATTTGCCGAAACCCGGAGACCCGCATGA
- a CDS encoding LysE family translocator — protein sequence MDWSNIAAFAATEFLLCLSPGPAVLLVVGLSMRQGFWRSQAAAAGILTTNAVYFALSAAGVASLILASATLFYVLKIVGAVYLAWLGLGMILPLWRAWRSGEKGDVPLALAAEASPRITAPPLKLYWKGISVQAANPKNLAFFVAILPQFIDPAGPVALQMAVLGGVSVLLELPVLLIYALAFSALAKVITERVVQWLEAIAGGVLIALAGVLAWERRA from the coding sequence ATGGATTGGTCCAATATCGCGGCCTTCGCCGCGACCGAATTCCTGCTCTGTCTTTCGCCCGGCCCGGCGGTGCTGCTGGTGGTCGGGCTGTCGATGCGGCAGGGCTTCTGGCGCTCGCAGGCAGCGGCGGCGGGAATTCTCACCACCAACGCCGTCTATTTCGCGCTGTCGGCGGCGGGCGTCGCCTCGCTGATTCTCGCCAGCGCCACGCTGTTTTATGTGCTGAAGATCGTCGGCGCGGTCTATCTGGCGTGGCTCGGTCTCGGGATGATCCTGCCGCTGTGGCGGGCATGGCGCAGCGGCGAGAAGGGCGATGTCCCGCTTGCGCTCGCGGCCGAGGCCTCGCCCCGCATCACGGCCCCGCCGCTGAAGCTCTACTGGAAGGGCATCAGCGTCCAGGCGGCGAACCCGAAAAACCTCGCCTTCTTCGTCGCCATCCTGCCGCAGTTCATCGATCCCGCCGGGCCGGTGGCCTTGCAGATGGCGGTGCTCGGCGGCGTTTCGGTGCTGCTGGAGCTTCCCGTGCTGCTGATCTATGCGCTGGCCTTTTCCGCCCTTGCAAAGGTCATCACCGAACGGGTGGTGCAGTGGCTCGAGGCGATTGCCGGCGGCGTGCTGATCGCGTTGGCGGGCGTTCTTGCATGGGAGCGCCGCGCATGA
- the hydA gene encoding dihydropyrimidinase, with the protein MSTVIKGGTVVTADLTYKADVKIEGGTIIAIGPDLSGDETLDATGCYVMPGGIDPHVHLEMPFMGTYSSDNFESGTRAAVAGGTTMVVDFCLPDPGQSLLDALKRWDNKSTLANCDYSFHMAITWWDKQVFEEMETIVKDKGINTFKHFMAYKGALMVNDDEMYASFQRCAELGALPLVHAENGDVVASMQAKLLAEGNDGPEGHAYSRPPEVEGEATNRAIMIADMAGVPLYVVHTSCEQSHEAIRRARQKGMRVYGEPLIQHLTLDESEYFDKDWDHSARRVMSPPFRNKMHQDSLWAGLQAGSLSCVATDHCAFTTDQKRTGIGDFTKIPNGTGGLEDRLPMLWTYGVATGRLTMNEFVAVTSTNIAKILNIYPKKGAILVGSDADIVVWDPAREKTISASNQQSAIDYNVFEGKHVKGLPRFTLSRGKVVVEEATVKTEEGHGKFVAREPFTAVNKALSTWKELVAPRKVERSGIPRSGV; encoded by the coding sequence ATGAGCACAGTCATCAAGGGCGGCACGGTCGTGACCGCGGACCTCACCTACAAGGCCGATGTGAAGATCGAGGGCGGCACGATCATCGCGATCGGGCCCGATCTTTCCGGCGACGAAACGCTGGATGCCACCGGCTGCTATGTCATGCCCGGCGGCATCGATCCGCATGTCCATCTAGAAATGCCGTTCATGGGCACTTATTCGTCGGACAATTTCGAAAGCGGCACCCGCGCCGCCGTCGCCGGCGGCACCACCATGGTGGTTGATTTCTGCCTGCCCGATCCCGGCCAATCGCTGCTCGACGCGCTGAAACGCTGGGACAACAAGTCGACGCTGGCGAACTGCGACTATTCCTTCCACATGGCGATCACCTGGTGGGACAAACAGGTGTTCGAGGAGATGGAAACCATCGTCAAGGACAAGGGCATCAACACCTTCAAGCATTTCATGGCCTACAAGGGCGCGCTGATGGTGAATGACGACGAGATGTATGCCTCGTTCCAGCGCTGCGCCGAGCTTGGCGCGCTGCCGCTGGTGCATGCCGAAAACGGCGACGTGGTGGCCAGCATGCAAGCGAAGCTGCTCGCCGAGGGCAATGACGGCCCGGAAGGCCATGCCTATTCGCGTCCCCCGGAAGTGGAGGGCGAGGCCACCAACCGCGCGATCATGATCGCCGATATGGCCGGCGTGCCGCTCTATGTCGTCCACACATCCTGCGAGCAGAGCCACGAGGCGATCCGCCGCGCGCGCCAGAAGGGGATGCGGGTCTATGGCGAGCCGCTGATCCAGCATCTCACGCTCGATGAAAGCGAGTATTTCGACAAGGACTGGGACCATTCCGCCCGCCGGGTGATGTCGCCGCCATTCCGCAACAAGATGCATCAGGACAGTCTCTGGGCCGGGCTTCAGGCGGGGTCGCTCTCCTGCGTCGCCACCGACCATTGCGCGTTTACCACCGACCAGAAGCGCACCGGCATCGGCGATTTCACCAAGATCCCGAACGGCACCGGCGGCCTTGAAGACCGGCTACCGATGCTGTGGACATATGGTGTGGCAACGGGCCGGCTGACGATGAACGAGTTCGTCGCCGTCACCTCCACAAATATCGCGAAAATCCTCAACATCTACCCGAAAAAGGGCGCGATTCTGGTGGGTTCGGACGCCGATATCGTGGTCTGGGACCCTGCCCGCGAGAAGACGATTTCCGCTTCGAACCAGCAATCGGCCATCGATTACAACGTGTTCGAGGGCAAGCATGTGAAGGGCCTGCCGCGCTTCACGCTGTCACGCGGCAAGGTGGTCGTCGAGGAGGCGACGGTGAAGACCGAGGAAGGGCACGGCAAGTTCGTCGCCCGCGAGCCCTTCACCGCCGTCAACAAGGCACTTTCCACCTGGAAGGAACTGGTGGCGCCGCGCAAGGTCGAGCGTTCCGGCATTCCGCGCTCCGGGGTCTGA
- a CDS encoding endonuclease domain-containing protein encodes MPSTRTQFARTLRRNETDAEKLLWRELRNRNLNGFKFVRQYPIGPYVTDFACREKALVVELDGAQHAENTRDVERTRYINRAGFSVIRFWNEEVLRERDDVLETIIAILENRLTEACDVTRFHPATEQIL; translated from the coding sequence ATGCCAAGCACGCGCACCCAGTTTGCCCGAACGCTGCGCCGCAACGAAACGGACGCCGAAAAGCTGCTGTGGCGCGAACTTCGGAATCGCAATCTGAACGGTTTCAAGTTTGTCAGGCAGTATCCGATCGGTCCCTACGTCACCGATTTCGCCTGCCGGGAAAAAGCGCTTGTTGTTGAACTGGATGGCGCGCAACATGCCGAAAACACGAGAGATGTGGAGAGGACGCGTTACATCAACAGAGCGGGCTTTTCAGTTATACGATTCTGGAACGAAGAAGTACTTAGAGAAAGAGACGATGTGCTCGAAACCATTATCGCCATTCTCGAAAACCGCTTGACCGAAGCCTGCGACGTCACACGGTTCCACCCTGCCACGGAGCAAATCCTATGA
- a CDS encoding Zn-dependent hydrolase, with protein sequence MAAGENMRINGDRLWDALMEMAKIGPGVAGGNNRQTLTDADAEGRALFKTWCDEAGLSMGVDKMGTMFMTRPGTDPDALPVYVGSHLDTQPTGGKYDGVLGVLSALELVRTLNDLDIKTKHPIVVTNWTNEEGARFAPAMMASGVFAGELTLDYAYGRKDHEGKSFGDELKRIDWIGDEEVGARKMHAYYEYHIEQGPILEAEQKQIGVVTHCQGLWWLEFTLTGKEAHTGSTPMAMRVNAGLAMARILEMVQKVAMDAQPNAVGGVGQMVFKPNSRNVLPGTVTFTVDIRTVDQDKLDGMRAAIEKQAAEICADLGVGCSVEAVGHFDPVTFDPELVGNVREAAVELGYSHMDIVSGAGHDACWAAKVAPATMVMCPCVGGLSHNEAEEISKEWAVAGADVLLRAVLKTAEIVE encoded by the coding sequence ATGGCGGCAGGCGAAAACATGCGGATCAATGGCGACCGCCTTTGGGACGCGCTCATGGAAATGGCGAAGATCGGCCCCGGGGTCGCCGGCGGCAACAACCGCCAGACGCTGACCGACGCGGATGCCGAGGGCCGCGCGCTGTTCAAGACATGGTGCGACGAAGCCGGGCTTTCCATGGGCGTCGACAAGATGGGCACGATGTTCATGACGCGGCCCGGAACCGACCCGGATGCGCTCCCCGTCTATGTCGGCAGCCATCTCGACACCCAGCCGACCGGCGGCAAATATGACGGCGTGCTCGGCGTGCTCTCGGCGCTGGAACTCGTGCGTACGCTCAACGATCTCGACATCAAGACCAAGCACCCGATCGTGGTGACCAACTGGACCAATGAGGAAGGCGCGCGCTTTGCCCCCGCGATGATGGCGTCCGGCGTCTTCGCCGGTGAGCTGACCCTCGACTATGCCTATGGCCGCAAGGACCACGAGGGAAAAAGCTTCGGCGACGAACTGAAGCGGATCGACTGGATCGGCGATGAGGAGGTCGGCGCGCGCAAGATGCACGCCTATTACGAATACCATATCGAGCAGGGCCCGATCCTGGAGGCCGAGCAAAAGCAGATCGGCGTCGTCACCCACTGTCAGGGCCTGTGGTGGCTGGAATTCACGCTCACCGGCAAGGAGGCCCATACCGGCTCGACGCCGATGGCCATGCGCGTCAATGCCGGCCTTGCGATGGCGCGCATTCTAGAGATGGTGCAGAAGGTGGCGATGGACGCCCAGCCCAACGCCGTCGGCGGCGTCGGCCAGATGGTGTTCAAGCCGAACTCCCGCAATGTGCTGCCCGGCACGGTGACCTTCACCGTCGATATCCGCACCGTCGATCAGGACAAGCTCGACGGCATGCGCGCCGCGATCGAGAAGCAGGCCGCCGAAATCTGCGCGGACCTCGGCGTCGGCTGTTCGGTCGAGGCGGTCGGCCATTTCGACCCCGTCACCTTCGATCCGGAACTCGTCGGCAATGTCCGCGAGGCGGCTGTCGAGCTCGGCTACAGCCATATGGACATCGTCTCCGGCGCCGGCCACGATGCCTGCTGGGCCGCCAAGGTCGCTCCCGCCACCATGGTGATGTGCCCCTGCGTCGGGGGGTTGTCGCATAACGAGGCCGAGGAGATTTCCAAGGAATGGGCTGTCGCCGGCGCGGATGTGCTGCTCAGGGCGGTGCTGAAGACGGCGGAGATTGTGGAATGA
- the rutR gene encoding HTH-type transcriptional regulator RutR, with protein sequence MTARAAKTQRRTRIQVAKEEVILEAALDVFSANGFRGATVDQIAEAAGMSKPNVLYYFRSKEAMFSALIESVMDIWLDPLRVFDVDKDPEAELRSYIRRKLEMARDFPRESRLFANEVIQGAPNTEAFLKGDLKDLVDEKAKVIRAWQKAGKLRKVDPYHLIFSIWATTQHYADFDVQVRAVLGEGLAGEGRFEDAARYLETLFVNGLIVR encoded by the coding sequence ATGACGGCACGGGCGGCGAAGACGCAGAGGCGCACACGCATCCAGGTTGCGAAGGAAGAGGTGATTCTCGAAGCCGCCCTCGACGTGTTTTCGGCAAACGGCTTCCGCGGCGCCACGGTGGATCAGATCGCCGAGGCCGCCGGCATGTCCAAGCCCAACGTGCTCTATTATTTCCGCTCCAAGGAGGCGATGTTTTCGGCCCTGATCGAGAGCGTGATGGACATCTGGCTCGATCCGCTCAGGGTTTTCGACGTCGACAAGGATCCGGAGGCGGAGTTGCGCTCCTACATCCGCCGCAAGCTGGAGATGGCCCGGGATTTTCCCCGCGAAAGCCGGCTGTTCGCCAATGAAGTGATCCAGGGGGCGCCCAATACCGAGGCCTTTCTGAAGGGCGATCTGAAGGATCTGGTCGATGAAAAGGCCAAGGTCATCCGCGCCTGGCAGAAGGCCGGCAAGCTGCGCAAGGTCGACCCCTACCACCTGATCTTCTCGATCTGGGCGACCACCCAGCATTACGCCGATTTCGATGTCCAGGTGCGCGCGGTCCTCGGCGAAGGACTGGCGGGCGAGGGCCGGTTCGAGGATGCGGCGCGCTACCTCGAAACGCTGTTCGTCAACGGGCTGATCGTGCGGTGA
- a CDS encoding EAL domain-containing protein, producing MVEPAKTPAARRWGIIPSDILAVSATALVLASMYFTNRALDSDFTGNLRLQTAEKVALSSTRVTAGIRENLTLAEGLGLAISLEPEISPRRFEDLAGKLLAQDSALVSLALARDMTIEMVYPFAENREAIGLNYADRPDQMAAIEKALLTREPVIDGPIPLVQGGNALVAYYPLYDGPESETWGILTALINVDRLLSGKTLAALHPDLIMAIRKDADDDAPAQVLSGGDAVFAGEPVTQTVALANTNWTVAAIPRQGWKEPLRQRISRHLLIDSIGILIIVFMLGIAKLMRERNRNITMLRAREAELQQLSQRMQFALEASRIGVWDMDAETGEAIWDERMYALYGERPDCGRNGVEIWSRHLHPEDRQLEFERLERFLATEQNFRSDFRIVLDDGSVRHLQVFGGFYRDIDGRTHVVGVNWDITDDIRLHEDIKRANAQTLEKNRELERAQAVLRHNALHDGLTELPNRSYLEAAFVKGDEKAGVEPPFAVLHIDLDRFKEINDTLGHSAGDAMLRHAANMLRSIAAPRDFLARVGGDEFTLVTHWKGDVERLSRLAQDIIRALGKPLQYGEHQVRVSASVGIAWMDDEAKSMRDVLVNGGIALYEAKRMGRNQAVVFDAALRNIAITNKKVADELLVALERDQFQVFYQPQISAHTLEIEGAEALVRWRHPERGMLAPGHFIATAETTGSIARIDAVVLKKAAAQHRAWCEMGIAVPHVSVNISAQRLVDPGLLESIREIAPIPGSLCLELLESISFDEQGTSLETSVAQIKALGVDVEIDDFGTGYASILSLLALEPKRLKIDRQLVFPITTGQSQRRLVASIVEIGQALGIEVIAEGVETLEHARILRDLGVDAFQGFFFAPPLDNEAFQRFARARRWVEQFDLSADPPEAD from the coding sequence ATGGTAGAACCGGCGAAAACCCCCGCAGCCAGACGATGGGGCATCATCCCGAGCGACATACTGGCCGTTTCGGCCACGGCGCTGGTGCTTGCCTCGATGTATTTCACCAACCGCGCGCTGGATTCGGACTTCACCGGCAATCTTCGCCTGCAGACTGCGGAAAAGGTCGCTCTCTCCAGTACAAGGGTAACGGCCGGCATCCGCGAAAACCTGACGCTGGCGGAAGGGCTCGGACTTGCGATTTCGCTCGAACCGGAAATTTCGCCCCGCCGGTTCGAAGACCTCGCCGGCAAGCTACTGGCTCAGGATTCGGCGCTGGTGAGCCTGGCGCTCGCGCGCGACATGACCATCGAAATGGTCTATCCCTTCGCCGAAAACCGGGAGGCCATCGGCCTCAACTACGCGGACCGCCCCGATCAGATGGCCGCCATCGAAAAGGCGCTGCTGACCCGCGAACCCGTCATCGACGGACCTATACCGCTGGTGCAGGGCGGCAATGCGCTGGTGGCCTATTATCCGCTCTACGACGGCCCCGAAAGCGAAACCTGGGGCATCCTCACGGCTCTTATCAACGTCGACCGCCTGCTTTCGGGCAAAACGCTCGCCGCCCTCCACCCGGATCTCATAATGGCCATCCGCAAGGATGCAGACGACGACGCACCGGCCCAGGTCCTTTCCGGCGGCGATGCCGTCTTCGCCGGGGAGCCGGTCACGCAGACGGTCGCGCTCGCCAACACCAACTGGACGGTCGCCGCCATTCCGCGGCAGGGTTGGAAGGAGCCCTTGCGCCAGCGCATTTCCCGTCACCTCCTGATCGATTCGATCGGCATCCTGATCATCGTCTTCATGCTCGGCATCGCCAAGCTGATGCGCGAGCGCAACCGCAACATCACGATGCTCCGCGCCCGCGAGGCGGAACTCCAGCAGTTGTCGCAACGCATGCAGTTCGCGCTGGAAGCCTCGCGCATCGGCGTCTGGGACATGGATGCCGAAACCGGCGAGGCAATCTGGGACGAGCGCATGTACGCGCTCTATGGCGAGCGCCCCGATTGCGGTCGAAACGGCGTCGAAATCTGGTCCCGCCACCTGCACCCGGAGGACCGGCAGCTTGAATTCGAGCGGCTGGAGCGCTTCCTGGCCACCGAGCAGAATTTCCGCAGCGATTTCCGCATCGTTCTCGACGATGGCTCCGTCCGCCATCTCCAGGTCTTTGGCGGGTTCTACCGGGATATCGACGGTCGCACGCATGTGGTCGGCGTCAACTGGGACATCACCGATGACATCCGGCTGCACGAGGACATCAAGCGCGCGAATGCGCAAACGCTGGAGAAAAACCGGGAGCTGGAACGCGCGCAGGCCGTTTTGCGGCATAACGCGCTTCATGACGGACTGACCGAGCTGCCCAATCGCAGCTACCTCGAAGCCGCGTTTGTGAAGGGCGACGAAAAGGCGGGGGTGGAACCACCCTTCGCCGTTCTTCATATCGATCTCGACCGGTTCAAGGAAATCAACGACACGCTTGGCCACAGCGCCGGCGATGCGATGCTGCGTCATGCAGCGAACATGCTGCGCTCGATCGCCGCGCCGAGGGATTTTCTGGCCCGTGTCGGCGGCGATGAATTCACGCTGGTGACGCACTGGAAAGGCGACGTCGAAAGGCTTTCCCGTCTCGCGCAAGACATTATCCGCGCGCTTGGCAAACCGCTGCAATATGGCGAGCATCAGGTTCGGGTTTCGGCGAGCGTCGGCATCGCCTGGATGGATGACGAGGCAAAATCGATGCGCGACGTCCTCGTCAATGGCGGGATCGCGCTTTACGAAGCCAAGCGCATGGGCCGCAACCAGGCCGTAGTTTTCGACGCCGCCCTGCGCAACATCGCGATCACCAACAAGAAGGTCGCCGACGAATTGCTGGTGGCGCTGGAGAGGGACCAGTTCCAGGTTTTCTACCAGCCGCAGATTTCAGCCCATACGCTGGAAATCGAAGGCGCCGAGGCGCTTGTGCGCTGGCGTCATCCCGAGCGCGGCATGCTGGCGCCGGGTCACTTCATCGCCACCGCGGAGACCACCGGCTCGATTGCGCGCATCGACGCCGTGGTGCTGAAGAAGGCCGCCGCCCAGCACCGGGCCTGGTGTGAAATGGGCATCGCCGTGCCGCATGTTTCCGTCAACATCTCCGCTCAGCGCCTTGTCGATCCCGGACTTCTGGAAAGCATTAGGGAGATTGCGCCGATACCCGGTTCGCTATGCCTCGAACTGCTTGAATCGATCTCCTTCGACGAGCAGGGCACCAGCCTGGAAACCAGCGTCGCCCAGATCAAGGCCCTCGGCGTCGATGTCGAAATCGACGATTTCGGCACCGGCTATGCTTCGATCCTGAGCCTGCTCGCGCTTGAGCCGAAACGCCTGAAGATCGACCGGCAGCTTGTGTTTCCGATCACCACCGGCCAGAGCCAGCGCCGGCTGGTCGCCTCGATCGTCGAGATCGGCCAGGCGCTCGGCATCGAGGTGATCGCCGAGGGCGTGGAGACGCTGGAACACGCCAGGATCCTGCGCGACCTCGGCGTCGACGCGTTTCAGGGCTTCTTCTTCGCCCCGCCGCTCGACAACGAGGCGTTCCAGCGCTTCGCGCGGGCGCGCCGATGGGTGGAACAGTTCGACCTCAGCGCCGATCCGCCGGAAGCGGATTGA
- the preA gene encoding NAD-dependent dihydropyrimidine dehydrogenase subunit PreA, translating into MADLTNNFVGIKSPNPFWLASAPPTDKAYNVERAFREGWGGVVWKTLGEEGPPVVNVNGPRYGAIWGADRRLLGLNNIELITDRDLYLNLREIKEVKSRWPDRAIVVSIMVPCEEESWKAILPLVEETGADGIELNFGCPHGMSERGMGAAVGQVPEYVEMVVRWCKQYTRMPVITKLTPNITDIRHSARAAHRGGTDAVSLINTINSIVSVDLDNFAPNPTVGGKGTHGGYCGPAVKPIALNMVAEIARDAETAGLPISGIGGITTWCDAAEFMVLGAGNVQVCTAAMTYGFKIVKEMISGLSAYMDAKGFRTLDELSGRAVPNVTDWQYLNLNSITKARIDQDACIKCGRCHIACEDTSHQAITAMVDGERHFMVKEEDCVGCNLCVNVCPVENCIDMVTLAPGEKDQRTGELVSADYANWTTHPNNPMAASK; encoded by the coding sequence ATGGCTGATCTCACAAACAATTTCGTCGGTATCAAGTCGCCCAATCCGTTCTGGCTCGCCTCCGCGCCGCCGACGGACAAGGCCTATAATGTCGAACGCGCCTTCCGCGAGGGCTGGGGCGGCGTGGTGTGGAAGACGCTGGGCGAGGAAGGCCCGCCGGTCGTCAACGTCAACGGCCCGCGCTACGGCGCGATCTGGGGTGCCGACCGCCGCCTGCTCGGTCTCAACAATATCGAGCTGATCACTGACCGCGATCTCTACCTAAATCTCCGCGAGATCAAGGAAGTCAAAAGCCGCTGGCCGGATCGCGCCATCGTGGTCTCGATCATGGTGCCCTGCGAGGAGGAAAGCTGGAAGGCGATCCTGCCGCTCGTCGAAGAGACCGGCGCGGACGGCATCGAGCTCAATTTCGGCTGTCCCCACGGCATGTCCGAGCGCGGCATGGGGGCTGCCGTCGGTCAGGTGCCGGAATATGTCGAGATGGTGGTGCGCTGGTGCAAGCAATATACCCGCATGCCGGTGATCACCAAGCTGACGCCGAACATCACCGATATCCGCCATTCCGCCCGCGCCGCGCACCGCGGCGGCACGGATGCGGTGTCGCTGATCAACACCATCAACTCGATCGTCTCGGTCGACCTCGACAATTTCGCGCCCAACCCGACGGTCGGCGGCAAGGGCACGCATGGCGGCTATTGCGGCCCGGCGGTGAAGCCGATCGCGCTCAACATGGTCGCCGAGATCGCCCGCGATGCGGAAACCGCCGGCCTGCCGATCTCCGGCATCGGCGGCATCACCACCTGGTGCGATGCGGCTGAATTCATGGTGCTCGGTGCCGGCAACGTGCAGGTCTGCACCGCGGCGATGACCTATGGCTTCAAGATCGTCAAGGAGATGATCTCCGGCCTTTCGGCCTATATGGACGCCAAGGGCTTCCGCACGCTTGACGAGCTTTCCGGTCGCGCGGTGCCCAACGTCACGGACTGGCAGTATCTGAACCTCAATTCCATCACCAAGGCCCGCATCGACCAGGATGCCTGCATCAAATGCGGCCGCTGTCACATCGCCTGCGAGGACACCTCGCACCAGGCGATCACGGCGATGGTGGATGGCGAACGGCATTTCATGGTGAAGGAAGAGGACTGCGTCGGCTGCAATCTCTGCGTCAATGTCTGTCCGGTCGAAAACTGCATCGACATGGTCACGCTCGCGCCCGGCGAGAAGGACCAGCGCACCGGCGAGCTTGTATCGGCCGACTACGCCAACTGGACCACGCACCCCAACAATCCGATGGCGGCATCCAAGTAA